The proteins below come from a single Thermopolyspora flexuosa genomic window:
- a CDS encoding DUF4352 domain-containing protein, translated as MHSNNPGHPGPYPNPYGHPAQRPPREPMPYHPQPAGKRRRGGCLTAALTGVAVLLVLGIVGTLFGDGSGGGDGTAAGRTGSAAAGESGRRSSGGGDDAGERRKPAQPGIGDVVRDGKFAFKVTKVRKGLSQVGEGFTASTAQGQYVLVYVTVKNIGDEAQIFDDSSQRLIDAKGRRFDASSGTAAVSLKDSNAFLNQINPGNSVKGILLFDVPKDAVLTAIELHDSPFSGGVTVALR; from the coding sequence GTGCACAGCAACAACCCAGGTCATCCCGGCCCGTATCCGAACCCGTACGGCCACCCCGCGCAGCGGCCGCCCCGCGAGCCGATGCCGTACCACCCGCAGCCCGCGGGAAAGCGGCGGCGCGGCGGCTGCCTCACGGCGGCGCTGACCGGCGTCGCCGTGCTCCTGGTGCTCGGCATCGTCGGCACCCTGTTCGGCGACGGCTCCGGCGGCGGTGACGGCACCGCGGCCGGCCGTACCGGATCCGCGGCGGCGGGCGAATCCGGCCGCAGGTCGTCCGGGGGCGGCGACGACGCGGGAGAGCGGCGGAAGCCCGCGCAGCCCGGCATCGGGGACGTGGTGCGCGACGGCAAGTTCGCGTTCAAGGTGACCAAGGTGCGCAAGGGCCTGTCCCAGGTGGGTGAGGGCTTCACCGCGTCCACCGCCCAGGGCCAGTACGTGCTTGTCTACGTGACCGTGAAGAACATCGGCGACGAAGCCCAGATCTTCGACGACTCGTCGCAGCGGCTCATCGACGCCAAGGGCCGCCGCTTCGACGCCTCCTCCGGCACCGCCGCCGTCAGCCTGAAGGACTCCAACGCCTTCCTCAACCAGATCAACCCCGGGAACAGCGTCAAGGGGATCCTGCTGTTCGACGTGCCGAAGGACGCCGTGCTCACCGCCATCGAGCTGCACGACTCCCCCTTCTCCGGCGGCGTCACCGTCGCGCTCCGCTGA
- a CDS encoding WD40 repeat domain-containing serine/threonine protein kinase produces MPEPRPLNPGDPTHIGAYRIVGRLGQGGQGTVYLGESESGPVAVKILHERHAADEDARERLLREVEAARKVPAFCTARVLEVGLFGDLPYVVSEYIDGESLDRRVKTRGPLDPGALERLAIGTATALVAIHSAGIVHRDFKPANVLLSSDGPRVVDFGIARAIDLVTSSVSVAGTPPYMSPEQFSGEGIGTASDIFSWGGTMIFAATGRLPFGEGSMFAIVNRVLHQEPDLSGLPESLLPIVAACMAKNPDDRPTARDLLMRLITGSAAVPAAPASENELLETATARIRGAAPPLAPALLAPPLAGAGAQGTAPTVVDPSAAPPGAAAAPPAAGPQPPAWPSPGVPGAPQPTVANAAPAGTAPGAPPGWPQAGVSGGAPPVAAPGAAPGTSAGWPPAGGAGGGTPPGARPAGTAPPAAPPVTRPSDGLTPGRRAFLIAVGLLVPAAGAGAIMYADRLFGPGTADPAASPSGDAASRAGGGTPSPAGSATGTAAPSPASSGETAVAGGGDGATQGPGGSPEPTPSTGATGGFTLGRQLLLPHDAQVMSVAITPDGKTVVTGDWNGRIHVWDTVTGRLRYRLNDRGSYIDDLAISPDGRLVVTVGGVEDTKIRMWDLTTRNARGGRTIKGAIFAEFSPDGTAFVTGSGYEWANLWRTSDRRQVGSSMRNGVLAKGAAFSPDGRVLAVASWDRTVRLWKPANGSAMGTLTGHREEVNSVVFVGPRLLASAGYDQVVRFWDVDARKADGGTLKGPVSQINSIAYSPAGVLAAGEDKGLVWLWNPATRRPLVEEPLVAPGQVRKVRFSPDGRVLAIAGGTAVQVWEIASAGG; encoded by the coding sequence GTGCCAGAACCTCGGCCGCTGAACCCGGGAGACCCCACCCACATCGGCGCCTACCGGATCGTGGGGAGACTGGGGCAGGGCGGACAGGGCACCGTCTACCTGGGCGAGTCCGAGTCCGGTCCGGTGGCCGTCAAGATCCTGCACGAGCGGCACGCCGCCGACGAGGACGCCCGCGAGCGGCTGCTGCGCGAGGTCGAGGCGGCGCGCAAGGTGCCCGCGTTCTGCACCGCGCGGGTGCTCGAGGTCGGCCTCTTCGGGGACCTGCCGTACGTGGTGAGCGAGTACATCGACGGCGAGTCGCTCGACCGGCGGGTGAAGACCCGCGGCCCGCTCGACCCCGGCGCGCTGGAGCGGCTCGCCATCGGCACGGCCACCGCGCTCGTCGCCATCCACAGCGCGGGCATCGTGCACCGCGACTTCAAGCCCGCCAACGTGCTGCTCTCCTCCGACGGGCCGCGGGTGGTCGACTTCGGCATCGCCCGCGCCATCGACCTGGTCACCTCGTCGGTGTCCGTGGCGGGCACGCCGCCGTACATGTCGCCCGAGCAGTTCTCCGGCGAGGGGATAGGCACCGCCTCGGACATCTTCAGCTGGGGCGGGACGATGATCTTCGCGGCGACCGGGAGGCTGCCGTTCGGTGAGGGCTCCATGTTCGCGATCGTGAACCGGGTGCTGCACCAGGAGCCCGACCTGTCCGGGCTGCCGGAGAGCCTGCTCCCGATCGTCGCGGCGTGCATGGCGAAGAACCCGGACGACCGCCCCACCGCCCGCGACCTGCTCATGCGGCTCATCACCGGCTCGGCCGCGGTTCCGGCGGCCCCGGCCTCGGAGAACGAGCTGCTCGAGACCGCGACCGCGCGCATCCGCGGCGCCGCCCCGCCGCTCGCGCCGGCCCTGCTCGCCCCGCCCTTGGCGGGCGCGGGCGCCCAGGGCACGGCGCCCACCGTGGTGGACCCCTCGGCGGCGCCTCCGGGCGCGGCCGCCGCGCCGCCCGCCGCCGGGCCGCAGCCTCCGGCGTGGCCGTCGCCCGGCGTCCCGGGCGCGCCGCAGCCGACGGTCGCGAACGCGGCGCCCGCCGGTACCGCCCCAGGTGCTCCGCCGGGCTGGCCGCAGGCCGGTGTGAGCGGCGGAGCCCCGCCGGTGGCGGCCCCCGGCGCCGCGCCGGGCACTTCGGCCGGGTGGCCGCCCGCCGGTGGTGCGGGCGGGGGGACGCCGCCCGGCGCCAGGCCCGCGGGCACCGCCCCGCCCGCTGCTCCGCCGGTCACCAGACCGTCGGACGGGCTGACGCCGGGGCGCCGCGCGTTCCTCATCGCCGTGGGCCTGCTCGTCCCGGCGGCCGGAGCCGGGGCGATCATGTACGCCGACCGCCTGTTCGGTCCCGGCACCGCCGACCCCGCCGCCTCCCCGTCCGGGGACGCCGCCTCCCGGGCCGGCGGCGGCACCCCGTCGCCCGCGGGGAGCGCCACGGGAACGGCCGCGCCGTCCCCGGCGTCGAGCGGCGAGACGGCCGTCGCCGGCGGGGGCGACGGCGCCACCCAGGGGCCCGGCGGATCACCCGAACCCACGCCCTCCACCGGCGCGACCGGCGGATTCACGCTGGGCAGGCAGCTCCTGCTGCCGCATGACGCGCAGGTGATGAGCGTCGCGATCACGCCGGACGGGAAGACCGTGGTGACCGGCGACTGGAACGGCCGGATCCACGTCTGGGACACCGTCACCGGCAGGCTGCGGTACCGGCTCAACGACCGTGGGTCCTACATCGACGACCTGGCGATCAGCCCCGACGGCCGGCTGGTGGTCACCGTCGGCGGCGTGGAGGACACCAAGATCCGGATGTGGGACCTGACCACGCGGAACGCGCGCGGCGGCAGGACGATCAAGGGCGCGATCTTCGCCGAGTTCAGCCCGGACGGCACGGCGTTCGTCACCGGCAGCGGCTACGAGTGGGCCAACCTGTGGCGCACCTCGGACCGCCGCCAGGTCGGGTCGTCGATGCGGAACGGCGTGCTCGCCAAGGGGGCGGCGTTCAGCCCGGACGGCCGCGTGCTCGCCGTCGCCTCCTGGGACCGGACCGTGCGGCTGTGGAAGCCCGCCAACGGCTCCGCCATGGGCACGCTCACCGGCCACCGCGAGGAGGTGAACTCGGTCGTCTTCGTCGGCCCCCGGCTGCTCGCCAGCGCCGGCTACGACCAGGTGGTGCGGTTCTGGGACGTCGACGCCCGCAAGGCGGACGGCGGCACGCTCAAGGGACCCGTGTCGCAGATCAACAGCATCGCCTACTCCCCGGCGGGCGTGCTCGCCGCCGGCGAGGACAAGGGCCTCGTCTGGCTGTGGAACCCGGCCACGCGGCGTCCCCTCGTCGAGGAACCGCTGGTCGCGCCCGGGCAGGTGCGCAAGGTGCGGTTCAGCCCGGACGGCCGCGTGCTCGCCATCGCGGGCGGCACCGCCGTGCAGGTGTGGGAGATCGCCTCGGCGGGAGGCTGA
- a CDS encoding NUDIX hydrolase: MRPGGRCANTAAVAGVPPAAAADTARGVRGVPARRRGAARAPDRPRTAALDTARGGVDLGEDPYDAAIREVAEETGYRVEIERLLGIHTVVLPPSEAGSDAVHAVRVVYEGRVVGGELRHEVGGSTDRAAWVALDRVPELDRVTLVDVALDLYRTRPPDGRSRLAIS, encoded by the coding sequence ATGCGCCCGGGAGGGCGATGTGCGAATACGGCTGCCGTGGCGGGCGTCCCGCCGGCCGCAGCGGCGGACACGGCTCGCGGCGTACGTGGTGTGCCTGCGCGACGACGAGGTGCTGCTCGCGCACCGGATCGGCCACGAACGGCCGCGCTGGATACCGCCCGGGGCGGGGTCGACCTGGGGGAGGACCCGTACGACGCGGCGATCCGGGAGGTGGCCGAGGAGACCGGCTACCGGGTGGAGATCGAGCGGCTGCTCGGCATCCACACCGTGGTGCTGCCGCCGAGCGAGGCGGGCTCGGACGCGGTCCACGCGGTGCGGGTCGTCTACGAGGGCCGGGTCGTCGGCGGCGAGCTGCGGCACGAGGTCGGCGGCTCCACCGACCGCGCCGCCTGGGTTGCGCTCGACCGGGTCCCCGAGCTCGACCGGGTCACCCTGGTGGACGTCGCCCTCGACCTGTACCGGACGCGGCCGCCGGACGGCCGTTCCCGACTCGCAATCTCCTGA
- the pabB gene encoding aminodeoxychorismate synthase component I, giving the protein MRTLLIDNYDSFTYNLWHYLAELNGHPPVVIRNDDPRWRPSDLAHFDNVVISPGPGTPYREADFGVCREVIERAEIPLLGVCLGHQGVAYVHGGTVGPAPEPRHGRLSPVEHRGDRLFAGVPSPFQVVRYHSLAVTSLPEELEATAWTPDGVLMALRHRTRPIWGLQFHPESIRTQYGHRILANFRDLTRELPRPRPTVRISAAPAPASPAVPERPPVPDPVEAEVLVRSLPTEWHDEVAFEALFGDAEHAFWLDSGLVHEGAGRFSVMGDASGPLARVVTADVRHGTVTVAEGGRTRTVERGFLDWLDADLRRWRARVPSLPLEFALGWVGYLGYELKAECGGADAHRSPTPDAAMIFADRAIVFDHATATTYLLALAVDGDKAAALAWFEETTARLRALAGRRPGPVGSPGTAGPVRLRHDRARYLELIAACQEAIRRGETYEVCLTNMLHVAGAFDAWQCYRALRRISPATFGAYLRLGPVSVLSSSPERFLRVSADGTMESKPIKGTRPRGRTPAEDALIAKELATCEKDVAENLMIVDLVRNDLGRVAEVGSVHVAKIFDVETYATVHQLVSTVRARLRPDASAVDCVRAAFPGGSMTGAPKIRTMQIIDELEAGPRGVYSGAIGFFSLTGAADLSMVIRTAVITPDGLSYGVGGAIVALSDPAAEYEETAVKAIPLLRVLGIAFPGADPGGATREVPGGPGARVAAGLGTPTGGTSRDASPPAHRLPAADGRAEPCRS; this is encoded by the coding sequence ATGCGGACGCTGCTGATAGACAACTACGACTCGTTCACCTACAACCTCTGGCACTACCTCGCGGAGCTCAACGGCCACCCGCCGGTAGTCATCCGCAACGACGACCCGCGCTGGCGGCCGTCCGACCTCGCGCACTTCGACAACGTCGTCATCTCGCCCGGCCCGGGCACGCCGTACCGGGAGGCCGACTTCGGCGTCTGCCGTGAGGTGATCGAGCGGGCCGAGATCCCGCTGCTCGGCGTCTGCCTCGGTCACCAGGGGGTCGCGTACGTGCACGGCGGCACGGTCGGCCCCGCGCCCGAGCCGCGCCACGGCCGCCTCTCCCCGGTGGAGCACCGCGGCGACCGCCTGTTCGCCGGGGTGCCGTCCCCGTTCCAGGTGGTGCGCTACCACTCGCTGGCGGTGACCTCGCTGCCGGAGGAGCTGGAGGCGACCGCGTGGACCCCGGACGGGGTGCTCATGGCGCTGCGCCACCGCACCCGCCCGATCTGGGGCCTGCAGTTCCACCCCGAGTCGATCCGCACCCAGTACGGCCACCGCATCCTGGCGAACTTCCGCGACCTCACCCGCGAACTCCCCCGTCCCCGCCCCACGGTCCGGATCTCCGCCGCGCCCGCCCCGGCGTCCCCCGCCGTGCCGGAGCGGCCGCCGGTGCCGGATCCGGTGGAGGCGGAGGTGCTGGTCCGCTCGCTGCCCACCGAGTGGCACGACGAGGTGGCCTTCGAGGCGCTGTTCGGGGACGCCGAGCACGCCTTCTGGCTCGACAGCGGCCTGGTGCACGAGGGCGCCGGGCGGTTCTCGGTGATGGGCGACGCCTCCGGGCCGCTCGCCCGCGTGGTGACCGCCGACGTACGGCACGGCACGGTGACCGTGGCCGAGGGCGGGCGGACGCGCACCGTGGAGCGCGGTTTCCTCGACTGGCTCGACGCCGACCTGCGGCGGTGGCGGGCGCGGGTGCCGTCGCTGCCGCTGGAGTTCGCGCTCGGCTGGGTCGGCTACCTCGGCTACGAGCTGAAGGCCGAGTGCGGGGGCGCGGACGCGCACCGCTCCCCCACCCCGGACGCGGCGATGATCTTCGCCGACCGGGCGATCGTGTTCGACCACGCCACCGCGACCACGTACCTGCTCGCGCTCGCCGTCGACGGTGACAAGGCCGCCGCGCTCGCCTGGTTCGAGGAGACCACGGCGCGGCTGCGCGCTCTCGCCGGCCGCCGCCCCGGCCCGGTCGGCTCCCCCGGTACGGCGGGGCCGGTCCGGCTGCGGCACGACCGGGCCCGCTACCTGGAGCTGATCGCCGCCTGCCAGGAGGCGATCCGCCGCGGCGAGACGTACGAGGTGTGCCTCACCAACATGCTCCACGTGGCGGGCGCGTTCGACGCCTGGCAGTGCTACCGGGCGCTGCGCCGGATCAGCCCGGCCACGTTCGGCGCGTACCTGCGGCTCGGCCCGGTGTCGGTGCTGAGCTCCTCGCCCGAGCGGTTCCTGCGGGTGTCGGCCGACGGCACCATGGAGTCCAAGCCGATCAAGGGCACCCGGCCGCGCGGCCGTACCCCCGCCGAGGACGCGCTCATCGCCAAGGAGCTCGCCACCTGCGAGAAGGACGTCGCCGAGAACCTGATGATCGTCGACCTGGTCCGCAACGACCTGGGCCGGGTCGCCGAGGTCGGCTCGGTGCACGTCGCCAAGATCTTCGACGTGGAGACGTACGCGACCGTGCACCAGCTCGTCAGCACGGTGCGGGCACGGCTGCGGCCGGACGCCTCGGCGGTCGACTGCGTGCGGGCCGCGTTCCCCGGCGGCTCGATGACCGGCGCGCCCAAGATCCGCACGATGCAGATCATCGACGAGCTGGAGGCCGGGCCGCGCGGCGTCTACTCCGGCGCGATCGGCTTCTTCTCGCTCACCGGCGCGGCCGACCTCAGCATGGTGATCCGCACCGCCGTGATCACGCCCGACGGCCTGTCGTACGGCGTGGGCGGGGCGATCGTCGCGCTCTCCGACCCCGCGGCGGAGTACGAGGAGACCGCGGTCAAGGCGATCCCGCTGCTGCGCGTCCTCGGCATCGCCTTCCCCGGCGCCGACCCCGGCGGCGCGACGCGGGAGGTGCCCGGCGGGCCCGGCGCGCGGGTGGCGGCCGGTCTCGGTACCCCCACGGGCGGCACATCTCGCGATGCTTCCCCGCCGGCTCATCGGCTCCCGGCGGCGGACGGCCGGGCCGAACCCTGCCGCTCCTGA
- a CDS encoding DUF1992 domain-containing protein, whose protein sequence is MGVEEGTITERKPPGMSQETWVEIQIRRAIEEGKFDNLPGAGKPLRNLHRASDPMWWAREKAIAEGLDPSAMLPPALRLRKERQRLRDTVGDLPSEQAVRDAVEDLNAQIREHWRAPSGPPIPVGLVDLDEMLELWREARRAREAEAAAEAEREPPPVREEPVPRRRRWWRWGRRRV, encoded by the coding sequence GTGGGCGTCGAGGAGGGCACCATCACCGAGCGCAAGCCGCCCGGCATGAGCCAGGAGACCTGGGTGGAGATACAGATCCGCCGGGCGATCGAGGAGGGCAAGTTCGACAACCTGCCCGGCGCGGGCAAGCCGCTGCGCAACCTGCACCGGGCGAGCGACCCGATGTGGTGGGCGCGGGAGAAGGCCATCGCCGAAGGGCTCGACCCGTCCGCGATGCTGCCGCCCGCCCTGCGGCTGCGCAAGGAGCGGCAGCGCCTGCGGGACACGGTCGGCGATTTGCCGTCCGAGCAGGCGGTCCGGGACGCGGTCGAGGACCTCAACGCGCAGATCCGGGAGCACTGGCGCGCGCCGTCCGGGCCGCCCATCCCGGTCGGGCTGGTGGACCTCGACGAGATGCTGGAGCTGTGGCGGGAGGCCCGCCGCGCCCGGGAGGCCGAGGCCGCCGCCGAGGCCGAAAGGGAGCCGCCGCCGGTTCGCGAGGAGCCCGTTCCCCGGCGGCGCCGATGGTGGCGGTGGGGCCGCCGACGGGTCTGA
- a CDS encoding ABC transporter permease subunit — MNEGRAEQTDVTLPSWKEVLSTPPPRRVLDDEPPPADEPEVRDRVLVHVIWEVLLAVAAVGLVLANLSQAPAQHLTELFGSAAVVGLLAVGLSFSLRTATPNLAVGVIAGGTGALTAVLIRDDWPVPVAIAAGLGAALGTGVLLGLLVMLLSVPAWAVTLGAAAALLAVVSGLTRGATVPADLGTYPAVPAFVVFAGLSMGGGAVWLIPGVRRALGGLRREGEPAERPGLRAGLGALAGLAGSSLLAGVAGIADLLRQQGAVVPVEAVPVTALAAVLIGGVSVYGRRAGIFGTLFGVVIMVSAASLLALKDTPAWIVQAFAGGMVVAGLLVTRLIEGSNAVLNRDRKRRRPRAAALDARKV, encoded by the coding sequence ATGAACGAGGGACGAGCAGAGCAGACGGATGTCACGCTGCCGTCCTGGAAGGAGGTGCTGTCGACGCCTCCGCCCCGGCGGGTGCTCGACGACGAACCGCCGCCGGCGGACGAGCCCGAGGTGCGGGACCGCGTCCTGGTGCACGTGATCTGGGAGGTCCTGCTGGCGGTCGCCGCGGTGGGGCTCGTGCTGGCGAACCTCTCCCAGGCGCCCGCGCAGCACCTCACCGAGCTGTTCGGCTCGGCGGCCGTGGTGGGCCTGCTCGCGGTGGGCCTGTCGTTCTCGCTGCGCACCGCCACGCCCAACCTCGCCGTCGGGGTGATCGCGGGCGGCACCGGCGCGCTCACCGCCGTCCTGATCCGGGACGACTGGCCGGTCCCGGTGGCGATCGCGGCGGGTCTCGGCGCGGCCCTGGGGACCGGCGTGCTGCTCGGCCTGCTCGTCATGCTGCTGTCCGTGCCCGCCTGGGCGGTGACGCTCGGCGCGGCCGCGGCGCTGCTCGCGGTCGTCTCCGGGCTCACCCGGGGGGCCACGGTACCGGCCGATCTCGGTACGTATCCGGCCGTTCCGGCGTTCGTCGTGTTCGCCGGGCTGTCCATGGGCGGGGGAGCGGTGTGGCTCATCCCGGGAGTACGGCGGGCGCTCGGCGGCCTGCGGCGGGAGGGGGAGCCAGCCGAACGGCCCGGGCTGCGCGCCGGGCTCGGCGCGCTCGCCGGGCTGGCCGGGTCGAGCCTGCTCGCGGGGGTGGCCGGGATCGCCGACCTGCTGCGCCAGCAGGGGGCCGTGGTGCCGGTGGAGGCCGTGCCGGTGACGGCGCTCGCCGCGGTCCTGATCGGGGGCGTGAGCGTCTACGGGCGGCGGGCCGGCATCTTCGGCACCCTCTTCGGCGTCGTGATCATGGTGAGCGCGGCGTCGCTGCTCGCCCTGAAGGACACGCCCGCGTGGATCGTGCAGGCGTTCGCCGGGGGCATGGTCGTGGCCGGCCTGCTCGTGACCCGGCTGATCGAGGGCTCGAACGCGGTGCTCAATCGGGACCGCAAGCGGCGGCGGCCGCGCGCTGCCGCCCTGGATGCCAGAAAAGTATGA
- a CDS encoding HelD family protein produces MVNSEIAREQAYVGRLYRRVDELRDEAERRLATVLREHGETEQSLVEREAAFAGYAMRVARLEAAEHGLCFGRLDMRDGRRRYIGRIGISAGPGAGDDDEPLLLDWRAPAARPFYVATAAAPEGVRRRRHIALRGRRVVAIDDEILDRDAVDAEEGLVGEAALLAAVNAARTGRMRDIVETIQAEQDEIIRADAGGVLVVQGGPGTGKTAVALHRAAYLLYTHPHLAARGVLVVGPNSAFLRYIAQVLPGLGETSVLLTTVGAMFPGVVADRGEPPETAEIKGRAVMAEVIAAAVRDRQAPPRGDIEIPYGEGVLRLAERDYLRLAERVRARHATHNDAGRVFQRAVVDLLARQVAERLESVVLDENGEPLDGGDPGGVLTEADRRALVAAGYPTALLDLEVGLSGDRATENQGPLLDETDLAEIRRELAADPGVRAVLRDLWPILTPQRLLSDLYADPGRLAAAAPMLTERERGLLRREPGGGWSTADVPLLDEAAELLGEARRTGRTREEIERAKEIAYAQGVLDVLVGSRSSDLNEGEEAEILIATDVIDAHRLADRHRMADLRTLAERAAGDRTWTFGHVVVDEAQELSQMAWRMLMRRCPTRSMTIVGDVAQTGDAAGTTSWARVLEPHVGDRWRLARLTVNYRTPAEIMTAATRALAASATGADPDLEAEAPRSVRRTGVPPWRISTTPEELPRMLASCAAFELATLEEGRLAVIVPDARRDELGKAVAAAVPDASYGDDPDLESPLVVLGVRQAKGLEFDSVLIADPAGILAANPRGRNDLYVAMTRATQRLGVIHAGPAPEPIAAAIPGPDEEG; encoded by the coding sequence TTGGTCAACAGCGAGATCGCGCGCGAGCAGGCGTACGTCGGGCGGCTCTACCGGCGCGTCGACGAGCTGCGTGACGAGGCCGAACGACGGCTCGCCACGGTGCTGCGCGAGCACGGGGAGACCGAGCAGTCGCTCGTCGAGCGGGAGGCCGCGTTCGCCGGGTACGCCATGCGGGTGGCGCGGCTGGAGGCGGCCGAGCACGGCCTCTGCTTCGGGCGCCTCGACATGCGCGACGGCCGCCGTCGCTACATCGGGCGCATCGGCATCTCCGCCGGCCCCGGCGCCGGGGACGACGACGAGCCGTTGCTGCTCGACTGGCGCGCCCCGGCCGCCCGCCCCTTCTACGTCGCCACCGCCGCCGCCCCCGAGGGCGTACGGCGGCGCCGCCACATCGCCCTGCGCGGCCGCCGCGTGGTCGCCATCGACGACGAGATCCTCGACCGGGACGCGGTCGACGCCGAGGAGGGCCTGGTCGGCGAGGCCGCGCTGCTCGCCGCGGTGAACGCCGCGCGGACCGGCCGCATGCGCGACATCGTCGAGACCATCCAGGCCGAGCAGGACGAGATCATCCGCGCCGACGCGGGCGGCGTGCTCGTCGTGCAGGGCGGCCCCGGCACCGGCAAGACCGCGGTCGCGCTGCACCGCGCCGCGTACCTGCTCTACACCCACCCGCACCTCGCCGCCCGCGGCGTGCTCGTGGTCGGCCCCAACAGCGCCTTCCTCCGCTACATCGCCCAGGTGCTGCCCGGCCTCGGCGAGACGAGCGTGCTGCTCACCACCGTCGGCGCGATGTTCCCCGGGGTCGTCGCCGACCGCGGTGAGCCGCCGGAGACGGCCGAGATCAAGGGCCGGGCGGTGATGGCCGAGGTGATCGCCGCCGCGGTGCGGGACCGCCAGGCGCCGCCCCGCGGGGACATCGAGATCCCGTACGGCGAGGGTGTGCTGCGGCTGGCCGAGCGCGACTACCTGCGGCTCGCCGAGCGGGTCCGCGCCCGCCACGCCACCCACAACGACGCGGGACGGGTCTTCCAGCGGGCGGTCGTCGACCTGCTCGCCCGGCAGGTCGCCGAGCGGCTCGAGTCCGTGGTGCTCGACGAGAACGGCGAGCCGCTCGACGGCGGCGACCCCGGCGGCGTGCTCACCGAGGCCGACCGGCGCGCCCTGGTCGCCGCCGGATACCCCACGGCGCTGCTCGACCTCGAGGTCGGCCTGTCCGGCGACCGCGCCACCGAGAACCAGGGCCCGCTGCTCGACGAGACCGACCTCGCCGAGATCCGCCGGGAGCTCGCCGCCGACCCCGGCGTGCGGGCCGTGCTGCGCGACCTGTGGCCCATCCTCACCCCGCAGCGGCTGCTGTCGGACCTGTACGCCGACCCCGGCCGGCTCGCCGCCGCCGCGCCCATGCTCACCGAGCGGGAGCGCGGGCTGCTGCGGCGCGAGCCCGGCGGCGGCTGGAGCACGGCCGACGTGCCGCTGCTCGACGAGGCCGCCGAGCTGCTCGGCGAGGCCCGCCGTACCGGCCGCACCCGGGAGGAGATCGAGCGCGCCAAGGAGATCGCCTACGCGCAGGGCGTGCTCGACGTGCTCGTCGGCTCCCGGTCGAGCGACCTGAACGAGGGCGAGGAGGCGGAGATCCTCATCGCGACCGACGTGATCGACGCCCACCGGCTCGCCGACCGGCACCGCATGGCCGACCTGCGCACCCTCGCCGAGCGCGCCGCCGGCGACCGGACCTGGACGTTCGGGCACGTCGTGGTCGACGAGGCGCAGGAGCTGTCGCAGATGGCCTGGCGCATGCTCATGCGGCGCTGCCCCACCCGGTCGATGACGATCGTCGGCGACGTGGCCCAGACCGGCGACGCCGCGGGCACCACGTCCTGGGCCCGGGTGCTCGAGCCGCACGTGGGCGACCGGTGGCGGCTCGCCCGGCTCACCGTCAACTACCGCACCCCCGCCGAGATCATGACCGCGGCGACGCGGGCGCTGGCCGCCTCGGCCACCGGCGCCGACCCGGACCTCGAGGCGGAGGCGCCCCGCTCGGTGCGGCGCACCGGCGTGCCCCCGTGGCGGATCTCCACCACGCCGGAGGAGCTGCCGCGCATGCTCGCCTCCTGCGCCGCCTTCGAGCTGGCCACGCTGGAGGAGGGGCGGCTCGCGGTGATCGTCCCGGACGCCCGGCGCGACGAGCTGGGCAAGGCGGTCGCCGCCGCCGTGCCGGACGCCTCCTACGGTGACGACCCGGACCTGGAGAGCCCGCTGGTGGTGCTCGGCGTGCGCCAGGCCAAGGGCCTGGAGTTCGACTCGGTGCTCATCGCCGACCCGGCCGGCATCCTCGCCGCGAACCCGCGCGGGCGCAACGACCTGTACGTCGCGATGACCCGCGCCACCCAGCGGCTCGGCGTCATCCACGCGGGCCCGGCGCCCGAGCCGATCGCGGCCGCCATCCCCGGGCCGGACGAGGAGGGCTGA
- a CDS encoding DUF6343 family protein, which yields MGFGRNRSGTEPVTARSPLRARAVLSGIALPVALIAAVYFVVRALREGDAVWWAEAIIAGAVAVIAAIDLLVLRRRMREAREAAAAGDAAARRDGGVSRM from the coding sequence ATGGGGTTCGGACGGAACCGCAGCGGGACCGAGCCGGTCACCGCGCGCAGCCCGCTGCGGGCGCGCGCCGTGCTGTCGGGGATCGCGCTGCCGGTCGCCCTGATCGCCGCGGTCTACTTCGTGGTCCGCGCGCTGCGCGAGGGCGATGCGGTCTGGTGGGCCGAGGCGATCATCGCGGGCGCGGTCGCCGTGATCGCGGCGATCGACCTGCTCGTGCTGCGGCGGCGCATGCGCGAGGCCCGCGAGGCGGCCGCGGCCGGGGATGCCGCCGCGCGGCGCGACGGCGGCGTGTCCCGCATGTGA